Sequence from the Rutidosis leptorrhynchoides isolate AG116_Rl617_1_P2 chromosome 3, CSIRO_AGI_Rlap_v1, whole genome shotgun sequence genome:
ATGATCACCACCACAAACACATTCTCATTTCAATTTTCTTGCatcaaattaatctctctcaagttctctctttatgttctaagtgtttttcatcattttaatcataatctagctcaatctagctcaatctagctaacCTAGATCATCATACAAAATAATcactcaagaacacttcgaaaacccTTTCAAGTTTgttagattactttcaatcttgcaaacccatttcaagtgatcatccaacctcaagaaatattcatttatatcagtaggtgttctttctaaatcaaggtaataattatatttaaactttgattaaattctataaacataactatctttaatcaagtagtaatcttacttgaacttgttttcgttccatgattctacttcaagaactttcaagccatcaaagatcctttgaagctcaagattatttctcatcatttccagtaggtttacctactatacttgaggtagtaacgatgttcataacttcgttcgattcatacttatgtaactatcttattcgaagaatataacttgtaatcactagaacatagtttagttaattctaaacttgttcgcaaacaaagttaatccttctaaattgactttaaaAACAAATTcacacatgtactatatctatatgatatgctaacataaggatttaaaacttgaaaatacgaagaacaccgtaaaactggatatacgccgtcgtagtaaaaccgggggctgttttgggttggataattaaaaactatcttaaactttgaatttaaagtttgtgttatgggaaaatgatatttcatatgaacatgataacatatctaaaaatggtggttaaactcaaagtagaattatgtttttcaaaatggtcatcaaggtgtcATTCTTTCGGCAgatatgactacctctttcaaaatagacttgtaacctataactccgactataaatcaccactttttatgtttagatttagAAAATttagttcattacaaaaccatagcaatttgattcactcaaaatcgatttgtaacgaagaaattatgggcaaaacaatattggttagaaatagcCTAAAATGGCTACGGGATTATTttgataaaatctatactaaccatatcctagctaacttttcctgtattatacatgtatttaaacatgtcataactattttcttgtaatatactagtcttggttaagtccgagacaatataatataatcttgattaattaagacaatagttatacaatacgtcggataaatcgaaagacaccatgtacacaatacgtctagattaattctaagacaatagttgtaccttgggtcatgattgagtcttgtacaatacgtatacaatacgtcttgattattccagggtgatatattggactactaacattggactgctaacaatggactactaacgttggactgctaacttgacaacttaaatcatcaacacgtaaataaaaatatgatgtgaatgtatttctatcatactttgatatatgtgtatatatttgttataggtttgtgaatcgatccggCCAAGTCTGATTtctgacgaattgaaaatctgtgaaagtgagttatagttccatttttactatataatattttgggatgagaatacatgcagctttgtaaatgttttacaaaatagacacaagtacttgaactacattctatggttgaattactataccgaatatcgcccctttaacttggtaacctaagaattagggaaatggcctctaattgacgcgaatcctaaagatagatctatgtgcattgacacgccccagtcagagatatgaactgctttaatacttcgatttatatatactgattgcgattgCCGGTATATGGCATACTGATTGCGAAGTGTCGGTATgcgggagatattctatatgcattttgttaatgtcgattaccaggtgttcaccatatgaatggattttgCAGTGAGCATACCTGCatattatttatgaaaatgaaatcttgtagtctattattacgaattattatatataggttaaacctatgactcaccaacatttttgttgacattttaagcatgtttattctcaggtggttattaaaggcatccgctgttgcatgctatttaaagacgagatttggagtcagcatgcttgtatgataatgtttaaaaattgcattcggaTGTCTATGATTGTAATATATTGTAATGGTTGTgtaaaaactttatatttttagattatcaatgattgataatctatgttatgtcttttaaacctttgtcgataaaataaaggttatgttttgtttttaaaacgaatgcaggctttgaaaaacgtctcatatagaggtcaaaacctcgcaatgaaaccaattaacatgaaacgtttataatcgatatgaacggggcatttcaacttAGGTTTTTTGTTGGACTACAACtttgtaggatcgtgtaaacaggattaaacgatctAATCTTCTATATCGAGTGCGGAATAACTCGATATAGGGTTTTACTATCAAAACAATCAGTTAACCTTTGATCTTAGAATGTAATACGACTTTAGCATGCTAAAAATAAAGCACGGGGCCTAAGTTACTGTGTCTAAATCGAACTACCAAGTAATAACTCTTTTTATTGCTCCGTAATAATTTGACTTGATAAATTTAGCCGAATAGCTTCGAAAAAGAGAACCGTCATGATGAATTGATGACTGATACTATGATAGTAATATATAGTTTAGAATATCATAAATGACATGATTTTTTGATaaatttaaaacatgataaaatcaAAATCAGGTTTATTCACTCTATCTATTACCACAACGCTACCCGCAGATTGTAGAACACCATACACGTGACTGTTTTTATGCTTCTAAGATTCAAGATTGATATAAACAATTGAACTACATCTCTTCCTAAAAGATTTTTGTTCTACCAAATTTCGAAtaaattgagttttttttttttttaaattgtaaatTTGGTGAAATAGTAGGCTCGGAGAATTGAAGATGTAAAATGTCCAATAAATATAGTAATAGATCCCAATATAACAAAAAATCAAAGCGTTACAAGATTATCTAGTGATTAACGTCTTAGTATCATCACAAGAGATGGTATGTTCATGAACAGGGCCGGATTTGGGGCAGGGCCACAAGTGCGACGGCACCGGGCATCAAAAAAACAGGGGCATCAAAATTGTGAGTTCGATTTTTTTATTTCCATGTAAAAATTGATAAGTTGCAGAATAAAGCAAAGCGATGAAGATGAGGGAATGGAATGGGTAGAGAAGATGGGTAGGTGGAAAGAGAATGGATGATGTTTGTGATGTGCATATTTCATTTGTACATTACAACAATGTGATGCATCCTACATCTACTTTttagagaaaaaaaataataaagtaaaATACTTTAATTTAAATGCATATAGATAGCTGTCAATTCTCTACATCATTTTGACTTCACATTAGGCAGTACGGAGTATAAATTAATTttatacagagtattattattttctatttttTCTTAGCTGATCTTTTATTTTATACTCCGTATTTCACTTCAATTATGATTATAACTATAATTTTGTTTCATTTGTTCAACTAAAATACTTTTTAAACCATATGAATATATAAACCTCATGAAACAATTAATTAAATTCAATCAAATTTGAAAACCAAATAACACTAGACAAAAAGTTACTCTTAAGTAAATAAATACGGAATACATAATAATAATCTGGTAAAAAGTTATtccgtatattattattattattattattattattattattattattattattattattattattattattattataaaaacttgATATTTATAATATCAATTCGTATTAGTCTAGTAAAAAGTTACTCCGTATTAAGTTTACCGTCATCAACTcactatttaagttatatttactcGTAGTATATCATCTCAATATTATTGCACTTTTTATAACGTGAGAGATTGAGTGATCAATTTCAAACTTTTTATGTAAATTGTTTCGAAAAATTAGCATAAACAATCTACTGAATGTACTCGTAGTATGTATATCATCTCAAAATTATTGCACTTTATAATGTACCACATATTTATACATGTCTTAATTGATTAAGAATTGCTCTGAAGGCTAACCATATAAAAATTCAAATTAAAGTGGGGCATCATTTGATCTTCTTGCACCGGGCAACAAGATAGTCAAGACCGGCGCCGTTCATGAATCACATGCAACACATTTTGAAGTGGCAAGGAAAAAATGTTTAGAAAAACGTTAGGATAAACTCGATTAGAACGGTCGCAATTAAAGGGACTGGTTTGTCACACGGAGAAAGATGAGGGGCCAAAATGACGAATAGTCGGAAGAACGCGTTCTGTAGTGAGCAAAACATCGTCGCTAGGGTTCCGGCCAAGCACCACCGCATGGTAATCCTTTCTTATATATCTACTTTCACTCTGTAATCTAATAGCAACTACGTCAATTATCCAGCTGCTACAAAACTACTGTAAATGGAATTTTACTTTGAGTAACATGTAACATATCAAAACTAGAAATGGAATAGTTTATTCTAACGAGGGAAAAGGCAGAACAAGACCAATAAGTTATAAGGTGGATAAATTGGTATTAGCTATTACTTAATGAATTTAGAGATTGTCCATGCTTAAAAAGGTTGGatccatcgttattattatttttatgaaagaatCATAAATAGTCACGAAACTAGTATGGATGATGTTTGCACGATTTTTCATGAATCTGTATATCTCAGCCGAATTCACATATTAATATGTGATTTCAAATTTTATAGCAACAAGGATCTGTTTTCTTAAAAGTTGTGTATGAAAGTGTTTCCCTGATACTTTTCCCTTTAAGAAATTGAATAAATATTTGTTTGTATTAGCAGGATTTCGACGGATTCTTAAATAACTTGCAGGACTGGGAATTGTCACTCAAGGATAAACCAGACAAGAAGCTTAAATCACACTCTGTCGTTGAAAAAATGGTATATAAAGTTTTCTGTTGGTATATATTCGTGGGTACTCATTTTGTGTATATTCTGGAAATGGTTATGTATATTTACAGCTTGCATCGTTTTGATGATTACAAGTACCCTGGttgttaattttgttaatgatatttatggcttgtcattttgttttattttttaggAAGCTGTAAAGGTGAAAAATATTGAAAATAATTCATCTACTATTGGAGTTAATGCAAGATCACGTGAAATGAAAGAGCCTGCAAATGCAGTTAGCCAGTTATCGGGTGGGTTCATGGCAGATGAAGGTTATGTAGATGCTAATTCAGAAAAAGAGCTGGTATAATTTGTTGATGTtgttaaacgatttttttttagtgtaatattAGCTTATGTTTTTTATCATGTGCAAAATGAGAAAGTGAATGACTGAAAATAACCTCTAGTAGAATAGCCGGCTGACCTTTTTTGTAATGCCTTTAAGTTTTTTCAGCAAGTCTTTTCTATGAAATTGTAGGGTAATGAGTTTTTCAAGAAGAAAAAATATAAAGAAGCGGTTGACTGTTATTCCAGGAGTCTTGCATTATCACCAACTGCAGTAGCTTATGCAAACAGGGCAATGGCTTATCTTAAACTTAAGAGGCACGTGTTCTGTTATTTTCAGTTTTTTATGTTCCATCTATTGTTTATTATAGTGTTACTGCTTTTCATTTTGTAGTCACTTAATAATGCGTTCACCTAACTTACAAGTGACTATCCTACTATAAACTAAGTTGAGTGTTGGAATTCTTCCAGACATAACTATTTATGTGTTTGTTCATCTAATGTATCTATGTCACTTGTAAGTTACTGACTAGAAGTGGTAGGATGGGTGGTTCGTAACAGGTTCAAAAAATCATTTCTTAATACGGGTCAACTAGGATTGGGTTTACATGTAAACACTTATTTGactatattattatcatgaataattaagtttattatttattatttatgattaCTAATGTCGTATACTTACAATAGTAATGAAATTTTATTAACAACTGGCCTTTGGCCAAGGCTGATTTTGGTTCACATTCCTATCAGGACACATGTTCATAAGTATTTGATATACATATGAAaactttaatttttaaattaaaaaccATTTAGGAAGTTATTTAGATTTATAACTTGTCTTTTAACTCTAGAACAACAAGTACAAACAGATATGCGTATTGTTTATGTAATATAAATACACACTTAATAGTGATAaatatcatttttcataaatctgtaATCATCTATATTTGTACCCTTATTTGTCAATTCATTAGATTCCAGGAAGCCGAGGACGATTGTACAGAAGCCTTAAATTTAGATGACCGGTACATTAAAGCATACTCAAGACGTTCAACGGCTAGAAAAGAACTTGGTAAACTTAAAGAATCCAAGGAAGGTATGTATGCATATTACAATATATACCACCATATGCTTGATCTAACAGAAGATAATACGTATATAACTTTTCATGGGTCCAACTATATTGATTTTTAGTAAACTACAGATGCAGATTTTGCTTTGAGGCTGGAACCACATAATCAAGAGATTAAGAAACAGTATGCAGATGCGAAATCTTTGTATGACAAGGTACATTTTTTTTGTTTCATTTGCAATTCTAAATAATGTCCTTGAACTTTTACTTATTTATTATATGCTTTCCGGGCCCATCTTACCATGTTACTCATAATAATATGTGTTTAAACTTATAGGAACTTCTTAAAAAGGCATCTGCATCGATGAAAGGACCAACGGAAAAAGTGCAAAAAGATTTGAAGTTGGATAATGGTGCACGGTCTACTCCAAAAATTTCTGAAACGACTAGAGTCACAAAACCTATAACAGAGATCCCAGAGGTAATCTGATATCAATCTGTCCTTTATTTACTCAGAGGTGTCAATATGGGTGGGTTGGGTAACTGGTTATGAAAAAGAATGGAACAACTCTTACATtgattacaaattaaattaaactAGAGAAGATTGCTATGTGGCTTTCTAACACATTCATATTTTGAAGATTACAAATCAGACTGTTAGATCATCTCAGACCAATCAGAATGATGGCAAAAAAGCTGTAAAAGAATCGGTTCAACAGCTTGCTGCTCGTGCAGCTTCTCTTGCCACTGCTGAAGCTGCAAAAAAGATTGTCCCTCCAACTTCAGCTTATCAGTTTGAGGCTTCATGGCGAGGATTCTCTGGCGATCATACTCTGCAGGCTCGTTTGCTAAAGGTGTGTGTTATTTTagtgtgagtgtgtgtgtgtgtgtgattttagtctgtgtgtgtgtgtgtgattttaATCTTTTTATTTAGCTTATTAAAGATCATGAGTGTGTGTTGCTGATGAACTACAGATTTAAAATAGATAGGAGTGTTCAAAAGAATGAAACCAGTATATAAAAGTTTGAGTTTTTTTTAGAACTGCAAGTTAGACTCATACAAAAGTTATTACTACCCATACCGCGCTGACCTGTTGATTATTCTACCTCTATCTTTACTAATCATTATAATTTTCAGAACTTTTCACTTTGTCTTTGTTCTTATTGTATTTGTttgatttttgttttgttttttcatTTCCAACTAGGCCACGAATCCCGTCGCGTTACCGCAGATCTTTAAAAATGCTTTGTCAGCACCACTCTTAATTGATATTGTAAGGTGCATTACCACCTTTTTCCGGTAAGTACAAGTTTTACTTGATTTATTAAGTATGGCTCACATGTTAGCTGAACACAACTAAAATCTTATTAAGTGTTTTGGTACTTGGACAGTGATGAAGCTGACCTAGCTGTCAAATATTTAGAAAATCTGCCCAAGGTATCGAGGTTTAACATGATCATCATGTGTCTTTCACCTGCAGACAAATCAGGTATGCTGGAATAATTAGTATTTTGCAACCAACCTTTTCTTATAATGTTTTTTTAGTAAGTTTACTTTCTTATAGTTTTTTCTGCACAAATATTAATGAAACATGAAACTTGTAATGACATTTTATAATCCTGGCTAGATCTTCGAAGAATCTGGGATGAAGTTTTCTGTAACGAGGCAGTTGCACAAGATTATAGCGAAATTCTTGAACAGCTACGTCCATTATACTGCATCAAATAaacaatatattagtaattatataaattaaatatataatgtacTATCATAGTTCTCTTGTATATTTCATGAATCATGAGACACAAGTCTTCATGGAGAGGCTGCCATTCCTTCACCCTTCGATCGCCACTTAAATTTTACTCTAATTGGTATTAATTTGATGTCATATACAATGCATGCATGCCATTTTGTTTGATACTCAAGTTCCCTTCGTAGTTGTGTTGGCCACACACAGAGCTTTACTTAAAAGTACTTGGAGTTGATGTTAGTTTGAACTGCAGGTTTATCAAAGGTGATGTAAACTTATGCTTGAATGTTGTTTTCCATTAGTTTTTGCTGTCTTGttttataaaaaaatgattttGTGGAAAATGTGAGTAATTGAGTTGGCGTTTTTTAAAAACTGTCGAGTTCGCGTGGTGCATTTTGTGTTGTCAATTTTCGATTAGGAGTTGACACTATTTTTTAGATTATGTTACTCCTATATAAGAAGTCGACTGACCTGTTTTTGTTCGTCCATGGATTAATTTGTGACACTTGACACAAATTATTTGGTTAGCTTTCAAAACCTATGAACTTTATAAAGCGCAGGAAGAGCAATCACTCCACTAATTTCTCAATAAACAATGATAGTCTTGCGTCTCATATTCTCTCCTCTCATATTAATAGTTCAGTATTTTATTTTGAAATGTTCCAAATTAATACTTTTTCGCATAAGAAAAGTTTCGTATAAGAAAAAAAGTGACTGTCACATGTAATTTTTGTTAACTTTTCAGCTTTACCTTACTTTTTATCCCTTTTTTTCAAGCAATATCAAAATAAATAGGACCGCACTAGCAGAGAAAAAAGGACTGAGCATCTAGTTTGTGATAGCTTCCGACTAAAGTGACCTTGCACCTCATCAAGAACGTGTAGTGAATGGTCTAAATAGTGTCAACGGCTCAACCAACATAGTTGTCAAAAAGATAGGAATCTGGAAGCACCTTTGAGAAAACAAACAAAACCATCTAATCAATTTGCAGTTGTACCTCAAAACAATTGTCGTAAGTTTGAAATAGAGTACTCTttgaaatatataatatataattatataatactaataataataattcgctATTGCGAGTAACAACTTGTTAATTAAACTGACGCCATTCTAAAGGAGATTAGTACGGAGTAACAATTATTTTGGAAATAACATTGAAGTTTCGTGGATGTTTCTTGATTAGTCAACTCTACCCTCAAGTCCTCAACGACCATAACATTCTCAAATGTCTAAAACAACACGTTTAAGTTATCCGATCAAATTATAGATCTCAGTTGTATACTTGTTTTTTTTAAAGCAAACAAAAttttattagtaattagtaatatatTCAACATACAGTACATCAAACACCATTACTGTATACTTGATTTACTCTACAAGAATTGAAGTTTTCTATCAGTTCTTGTTCATCATCAATGGCAGAGGCAGTTGCGGCAGTTGTAATATCAGGGGCGGTAGGAGCTGGGCTTGGAGAAGCTCTTTCTCTATTAGTAACTGCAATCACATACATTAATAGGAAAACATCACGGTTTAAATCTCAGCTTAATGAAATACAACAAACCATAATTAATAACAAGCAGTGTTTTGATGATATCGATAAACTTCTTACAAAGTTGGATCGACCCAATGAAGAAAAATTAGCGTTTATCACGCAGTTAAAAGGCGCAGAAGCTCTGGTTATGAAATGCGAGCATATAAAATGGAACTTTTATAAGATATTAACTCATGAATCgaagttgaaaaagttgaatgagtcGTTGGTGAGATTCTGTCAGACTGATGTTCAGTTGATGATCTTTAGGGGTGTATCCGATTTGCAAACGAGAATGATGAATTGTGATACTGATTCGAGCGGTTGGTTGTGTGGGGTTCCATTGCCTCAGGGTGATGTTATCggctttgataatcatcttatggcTTTGAAGTCGATGGTGCTAAAGGATTCGGTGAATGATAATGATTGTTCGGTTGTCGTTGTGTCTGCGGGTGGAGGTTACGGGAAAACAACATTGGTCAAAAAGCTTTGCAACGATCCCCAGATTATAGGTATTCGAAATCTCTACTTTTTAACAAAATTTTTAATGGATAGTTGTATTCTTGTTACAATATTTTAGAGCTGTCTTTAATATGTGTAAGATATTTAAGCACCTTAACGACACCTAAGGATTGTCGCTAGAAAATCCTTTATTTATTAATATGTTTGTTTATGACAAAACATAATAAGCATTGTATGATTACTTACAAATACCATAGACTATTTGATTCAGACAAGTTATATTTAGATTGATATTTGGATGTTATATCTTAAGTAAATTATGATGGTGGTCTAATCTGATCAGGAAAATTTAGCAAAAACATCCGCCTTGTTACCATCTCAGAGACCCCCAATTTGAAAAACGTCATCGAAGATTTACTTACAAAAAAACAAGATCATTTTGTCAACGATGCAGATGCAGTCAACAGATGGGGGAGTTTTTTGCGTGTAGAGAAACCTAATTTACTGTTGGTACTGGATGATGTATGGTCGGAAGATATTGTTAAGAAATTTATGTTCAAGTTACGTGGATACAAGATTCTCGTAACATCTAGAACAGAGTTTAAAGCATTCAATAATATTTATCAACTGAAACTTTTGAACCGTGAAGATGCCATCAAACTGTTTCGGTACTCGTCTTTGTCCGAACCAGGAAGTACACGTAGTAGTGATATACCAGATGATCTTATTGAAAAGGTAATATTATTCAATTTACTATATATCCTTTTTAGGCATGTTTGTTTTACATATTAAGGTCTTACTAACCATTATTTATTATTTTTGTAGTTGGTGGACTGTTGCAAAAATCATCCATTGACACTTACTGTAGTTGGTGGTGTGGTGAAGGGGAAAAGCATGCCGTTTTGGCTTGACATGTTGAAAAAACTGTCCGAAGAGAAGCAATCTGTTATTAGTATAGACGATCAGTTGTTTCATTGTCTAAAAAGGAGTTTAAATGTGTTTGATGAAGATTCTGTTATTAGGCAATGTTTTTTAGACTTGGGATTATTTCCTGAAGATCAGAAGATTGCCGCTACAGCGCTTATGGACATGTGGGTCCATTTATACAAACATGATGATGAGGGATTAAAGACCATAAAACAAGTGCTTGAGCTCTCATACAAAAACCTTGTCAATCTGTCGCCAATAAGGTACTTTGGCTTCTACTCAATTTTAGTTATACGTAAAGAAACGCATTTCACTAGCATTACAGACTCAAATTCTaatctaatttttagattacctaaACCAACGGTTATCATAACAGCTGACATGATTGCAGGCCTCTTATTGGACTTATACATTCCTATCTCTGTCTTTATTTCTATGCATATCGATCTTATTAGTGAGACTGATGCCTTATGCTCTCCTTTCATGTCAACATACTAATAACGTCTTTTATTATAAACTGCATATGATCGCAGGGACGATTCATCGATGGTAGCAAACTGGTGTGAGGAGAAAACTGTTATGCAACACGATGTGATGAGACAGCTGGCTATACATTTGAGTAGCCAAGGGCCAGAAGAGCATAGAAAGAGGTTAATTATAAATGTAAATGGAGAAGACTTTCCACCATTGCCGGATGCAATCAACGCCCAAATATTGTCAATTTCAACAGGTTTGTTGTATTATATTTCTCTGTTGATAAAAGATGGTATAGTCCTTCCACATATTTTAATGTTatttacttatgatacttgtgaactATTCTAATAACATCTTAACTTGGTTTATGATATCCTCACAAAATGTCTCAGATTCTCACCCTCAATAACATCTTAACTTGGGGTGGCAATGAAAAAGGGTCGAAAATAGTCAAGGGATAACCCGGTTAACTCGCGAGTAAAAATACTCTCCTCTGGGTAGCTTAAACTgaaaaaacattaaacattatccgTTTCGTTTATACATTAAACTTGTGACAGGTGAAAGATTCTCTATGAACTGGAACGACATGCAAGCCTCTAAAGTGGAAGTTTTCGTATTGAACTTCATGTCAAAGGAATACGTATTGCCTCGATTTATGCAATATATAGAAAAATTAAAGGTCTTAATCATCACAAACTATGGGTATTACTTCTCAGAGCTTGAGAGCTTTCCCCCACCTCAATATTTATCCAGTCTCACAAGAATTAGGTTGGATCATGTTTCAATATCTTCCATTAGTACACAATTACTAGATTTAGTAAACTTGCAGAAGTTGTCACTAATCATGTGCAAGATAGGCAATAGTTTCAACGAATGTACCGATGGAATCCCCCAAAAGTTACCCAACCTATTGGAGATGGATATCGAATCATGTGATGATTTAGTTACATTTCCTAAAATCTTGTGCACTCTAGTTCGCCTTAAAAAATTTAGCATCACTAACTGCCACAGTCTGACTTCACTTTCCGAAGATTTCGGAGGCTTGACAAATTTGGAAGTTTTGCGGCTTGCATCATGCTCAGATCTTAGAACATTACCTAATTCGATCGTGAACCTTCGGAAGTTATTTATCATTGATATATCTGACTGTATACGGTTAAGTAAGTTGCCAAAGCAGATGGGTGAGTTGAGTTGTTTGAAAACAATTCATATGACAGCTTGCACAGGACTAAGACGGGATGAGATATCATCCACGTTTGACGAATCATGTTCACTGAAAGTGGTATGCGATGAGGAAATTTCCTTGTTGTGGAATCATCACCCCAATGTGAGTATGCAAATCGTTGAAAAAGATACATTAGGTACCTTTTCGAAGATCGTTTCAAACTGAAGTTTCAACAAATAAGTACTCTGATTAACATAGGGTGTTAATCATTCTTATTTGTAATGGTTGTTTTTATGTATGTACTGAATTCCTAAGGTGTGTTGCTGATAATGTATTTTTGATGATCCTTTTAATTACCCATATAAACCTTTTgagattcattttttttttaaatagtttgCTACACTATTAAGCAGTCACTAGGGCATGTTTACTTTCCACTTAACGATCTGTTTCCGTATCTCTTAATTCAGTAAGTAAAATTGTTGTTTATTTGTCACTTAATCTGAAAAACTGAAAAATTGTTTGTTTGTATGAGACATAGAAAGAGAGACCCTTCCGAAATTGGCAAACTGAGCCAAATGGAAAcaacaaatacaaaataaaatcAAACAACCCCTAAATTATGGAACCAAAACTACACTTACCTCATCAAAATGCTTTTGA
This genomic interval carries:
- the LOC139898140 gene encoding uncharacterized protein isoform X1 encodes the protein MTNSRKNAFCSEQNIVARVPAKHHRMDFDGFLNNLQDWELSLKDKPDKKLKSHSVVEKMEAVKVKNIENNSSTIGVNARSREMKEPANAVSQLSGGFMADEGYVDANSEKELGNEFFKKKKYKEAVDCYSRSLALSPTAVAYANRAMAYLKLKRFQEAEDDCTEALNLDDRYIKAYSRRSTARKELGKLKESKEDADFALRLEPHNQEIKKQYADAKSLYDKELLKKASASMKGPTEKVQKDLKLDNGARSTPKISETTRVTKPITEIPEITNQTVRSSQTNQNDGKKAVKESVQQLAARAASLATAEAAKKIVPPTSAYQFEASWRGFSGDHTLQARLLKATNPVALPQIFKNALSAPLLIDIVRCITTFFRDEADLAVKYLENLPKVSRFNMIIMCLSPADKSDLRRIWDEVFCNEAVAQDYSEILEQLRPLYCIK
- the LOC139898140 gene encoding uncharacterized protein isoform X4, with translation MEAVKVKNIENNSSTIGVNARSREMKEPANAVSQLSGGFMADEGYVDANSEKELGNEFFKKKKYKEAVDCYSRSLALSPTAVAYANRAMAYLKLKRFQEAEDDCTEALNLDDRYIKAYSRRSTARKELGKLKESKEDADFALRLEPHNQEIKKQYADAKSLYDKELLKKASASMKGPTEKVQKDLKLDNGARSTPKISETTRVTKPITEIPEITNQTVRSSQTNQNDGKKAVKESVQQLAARAASLATAEAAKKIVPPTSAYQFEASWRGFSGDHTLQARLLKATNPVALPQIFKNALSAPLLIDIVRCITTFFRDEADLAVKYLENLPKVSRFNMIIMCLSPADKSDLRRIWDEVFCNEAVAQDYSEILEQLRPLYCIK
- the LOC139898140 gene encoding uncharacterized protein isoform X3; the encoded protein is MLKKDFDGFLNNLQDWELSLKDKPDKKLKSHSVVEKMEAVKVKNIENNSSTIGVNARSREMKEPANAVSQLSGGFMADEGYVDANSEKELGNEFFKKKKYKEAVDCYSRSLALSPTAVAYANRAMAYLKLKRFQEAEDDCTEALNLDDRYIKAYSRRSTARKELGKLKESKEDADFALRLEPHNQEIKKQYADAKSLYDKELLKKASASMKGPTEKVQKDLKLDNGARSTPKISETTRVTKPITEIPEITNQTVRSSQTNQNDGKKAVKESVQQLAARAASLATAEAAKKIVPPTSAYQFEASWRGFSGDHTLQARLLKATNPVALPQIFKNALSAPLLIDIVRCITTFFRDEADLAVKYLENLPKVSRFNMIIMCLSPADKSDLRRIWDEVFCNEAVAQDYSEILEQLRPLYCIK
- the LOC139898140 gene encoding uncharacterized protein isoform X2 — its product is MTNSRKNAFCSEQNIVARVPAKHHRMDFDGFLNNLQDWELSLKDKPDKKLKSHSVVEKMEAVKVKNIENNSSTIGVNARSREMKEPANAVSQLSGGFMADEGYVDANSEKELGNEFFKKKKYKEAVDCYSRSLALSPTAVAYANRAMAYLKLKRFQEAEDDCTEALNLDDRYIKAYSRRSTARKELGKLKESKEDADFALRLEPHNQEIKKQYADAKSLYDKELLKKASASMKGPTEKVQKDLKLDNGARSTPKISETTRVTKPITEIPETVRSSQTNQNDGKKAVKESVQQLAARAASLATAEAAKKIVPPTSAYQFEASWRGFSGDHTLQARLLKATNPVALPQIFKNALSAPLLIDIVRCITTFFRDEADLAVKYLENLPKVSRFNMIIMCLSPADKSDLRRIWDEVFCNEAVAQDYSEILEQLRPLYCIK